Genomic DNA from Lactuca sativa cultivar Salinas chromosome 8, Lsat_Salinas_v11, whole genome shotgun sequence:
TTCTTGGAAACGCAACCGGCATCGGCAATATTTTTCTGTCACGACCGCCATACATTTGCCGCAGTTGACTTTTCTCAGACGTGACATTTGACAGTGGTTAATACGTCTGTTTACAAAAGTCAAaggtcagattagggttttctttgttttttattCTGATAAATAAAATGTTCAACAATGGTGTTGCGGCCATGACAGTCAGAATAGTTgaccttccctttcgaaccaacTATTTATATCATTGCCTTATTACAACAACCCATTCCAATTTCCGATACCCTCTTCAACCTTACATCAACTGATTGAAAACATCTCTTTCTTTCTTGTTGCGTGATAAAAGTTTGTAACTTCATTGGCAACATGAGCCCTAGAAGGTTTCTTGAAGGTGATCACAAACAACAGGTGAAAAGTGGAGTGGCGATCAATGGTCCACGACCGACGCCATTAAAGCTCAAACAAGAATCACACACCATTCAAAAACAACAGCAGCAGATCAGAAAGCCGGTCATAATCTACACTTATTCTCCTGAAGTTATCCATACCAAACCTCATGATTTCATGGCTCTTGTTCAGAAGCTCACGGGTCATTCTGGCTCTAAAGATCAAGAAAGAAGATCGAAAACCGTAAAGAAAGATGGATATGATCGAAAGGATAATGAAATTTCCAATGATTTTGGTGTCACACATGAGAAAAGTACGATTATGAAAGCCAAGAGTCCGATGTTTAATGCTCCTTTGAATCCTTACATGGCTGATATCCCCCTTTTTACACCAAATTCAAGTGATTACTTCTGCTCGCCTCGACCTTTATTTCGGTTCACTGATATGGTATCGTCGTCTCCAAATATTAGTACTTCATTATCGCCTAGTTCCCTAGTCGAGCTCATGAAAATACTTCCTGAATATTGActgaagcattcaacctcttactgatttttatttattaacaTCCGAACAtaatattatatacatatatatgtccaTAATTAAACGCTGTTCTTTGTTGTTCATTGTTTTAGACTTCATGAGTTCTTGTTCTTTTAAAGACATCATGATTTCGAAAATAGTTGTTTGTGATTAGGGTTTGATCCACAGGTAGATCTGTCAGATGACAATATGTTTAATTTGTTCTTTGGTTTGTGAGGGATTCTTgatgtaatcatatataattagATCAAAGTCGAATAAAATTGATATGGCGTAAATTGGCCGTCTTCAAAGTATTTGTTTGTTTATCCTATGAACTTATAGTACCTTTCTTATCAATTAAGTTAACAAAGTAtttaatgctttgataaaccaAGTGTTAAATTCAAACGTTAACTTGTTAACAAAGTTACACAAAGTTGTTGCAAAAAGTTGAACTTCTTTGGTGTCTATAAAAAAGCAACACTTTTCTGTAAATTTTTTGATTGTTTTGTGATTTGTAGACTATatttgtaaattaaaaaaaaaaaacatttctaagAATTatataattgtaaaaaaaatcattaaattaTGCTGAGTTAAGACAAACATTTTAGATTTATATGAATTGATTCACGATTTCTTATATTTTACCATCAATAAGATATTCTTTAATTAAATATTCTATGAGCATGTTCGGCACAAAGCGTTTGAAAACTTTTAGCttctagcgtttaacaaaacgttcTGTTTTGAACAAAAAACCTCGTTTGACACTACAAACTTTTaacgtttagtttaaacaaaacactCCAAATCCATAAGCTATATCATAtaacgtttaacaaaacgctaccagATACCAGTTATCCGCTACCAACTTGTTTTGCCGTAAACACCTTATGTTTAAAATTACTATATTTATGAAAATCAAGAATTTACAATTCTGAGGAAGacaatattattaaaagaaaaaaaaaagtagaaaaaagagctagattaaaaaaaaaaaagccaaaaggctaccaataaaacctaataggGAAGTTACATAAGAGATTTTCGACATCTTGTTGCAGCTTAAGAAGAAGTATTATTTGAACAACACTTGAGATTTGGGATACCATTAGGGTTTTGGCACTGTAACACAACAAAGTTTGACAAATTTACAGGTTAGTCACTAAAGTATTTTTTGTGCGTAATTTGTCCTTAACATTAGAAAATACCAACTAACTAAGGGTTTGGAGGAAATTGTATCCGGtttatgggtcacatgttgacgTGTCTTGACATATGTGGACTTATGCTAGACCATGTCACTGTATATAGTGGCATACCTTCCTTAAATGGAACCCTCAATCGAACCAAGTTTAATACGTTCTTACCCCAAATTAGATCATTCTCTCCTTCCGGATACCCATCTTCTTGATCGGTAAAACCAAAGCAATGTCTGCCTTATCTGGTCGATCTGTCAACAGTCTTCGTCTCCGATACCATGGCGATGATGAACAATGTCCCCCATGTGACTGTAAAGATGGAATCAACATCGAAAGGACTATGTGGATTGATGATAATGTAGCTCGGAGGTTTTGGAACTGCAAAAATTCCTTGGTGAGTATTCCTTCTCTTTACTTACACATTATTTGGTATGTTTAGTTGGAAAACGTACATATTTTTTTCATAGTAACCCTAATTGTGTTCTTCCTTTTTAATCAATCAAATGAAGAtccaaaatgaattttttttcctATGGAAAGTTGATGAAATGGAGGACGGCTATTACAATGAATAGTTTCGTAAGATAAGGTTTGAGCTACATAAAAAGGAAGACTACAATGAGGTTTTGAAGGCTCAGAAGAAAGTGTTTAACTGCAGCAAACTAGCGAAGTTGAGAAGGAAGTTTTCAAGAGAGTTTATGGAGCTGAACAAGGAAAATACTATGCTGGAGACTTACCTTAAGTTTTTTATCCTTGTTTTTTGTTCATTACAATCATTGGGATGTGGTTAAAGTGTGCTTGAATTGCGACTGATTATATGGTAGTATTAATGGTTGATGATATATAATTCCGAACAGTCTTTTGGATAGTGTATGGGTAGATTATCATCATATTAGAAAGTTTTTGGTTTTTAGATGTATGAGTACATGATCAGGGCAGGTTAATGTATGGTTGATAtagtttttggaaatctgggaACATTTGTATTTGATGGTACTATTGATAACAACATTTGTATGTAAATTGTATGAAAGAATGATCCCATAAATGAATGACAGTGGTAGTGGTTGAAACActtatatgttggattaggtgtctaagtccataactatatttggtatatacttgacccgatagtagtatggtccttttggattgccttcaccatagcaacttgactgtagagaaagaggttaattatgatttattaatatattataggaataatatattaaaagagaaatcatattatttaattaatattggtcaagaattaatttagaattaattttatggtcaaaagagattaattaaattaaggggactggtactgtaattataagatagttacaaagttgggcttaggGTCCATAAGGAAGGAATGGACGAAATTTAGGTGGGATTccacatagaattcgtccaaggggcctTCTAGAAGGATCCTATGGGCTGCTTAAGGACTAAGCAACTGGATTAGggctttgactgaaaccctagttcctcaactatataaggaacccttgggcATGCAGAAATTGGCCattagaaaccctagaaggatcttGAGCCAATTTTGTGCCTCTCCCTCTGTCCCTAATATTCTTccattgcttgtggtgtttgtgatctattagaggcatCGCATTTGAGGTGTTAAGTTCTCAAATGTTGAAGATCAAGCTAGCTACAATTGAAAGGTGAGATTCTAACTTTGTTTTAgatataaattttgatttatgcatgctagattagggttataactttagggttgcatgtgcaccataggattgatgtaatgctcaaaacccatcagtggtatcagagcttaggtcgtttttctattgtatttgatgttaTGCTTAATTGTTTAAAGCGGAAAAAGTCAAAAATATGAATCTgtagcatggactcgacgagttcactgtgaactcgacgagtccaagtctgACTCGATGAGTTCGCAGGTCTGTTGGCAGATTTTTCGAGATTTTGACTAAAATTGggttaggataattaccaaaaactaTTTTTActgataaaattcaaattttataatatggtaatgattatccttatccagttagaagataattgtcaaattataagataattactagtttatatgataaaattaattatttgtattatttgatttgaattatcttgtcttGAAAgtggattaggtcaaattatgtgataaatattaattatattattatttaattatttctcaaatttgatctaaaagatattttgaaaagtttcaaaatttgccctcaagttttggaatttaaattttaattaaaaagttttatttttgaaatatttaaattctaaactatacagttttaaaagtttaaaattcaccccttatactattataatattaaaagattaataattatatatatgtataagacgagtcattcttaccgttagtatgcctcattcacgaagctgatctataaggggtgtttaaggaagcggtctATAAAATGATTGAGGTTGGCTattcactcttacccaccgcactcttgattagtagaggatcgttagccgaacgggtagaatagGACAAACTAATTCCTCagtaataagtataatgatttataaagtaactaaatgttttcataaattctcaatcttagttactttaggaaaaatgtgaaattgatgctattccatgaaattgcacttgcaccttgccaagtcgttagcgGAGCATACGTTGCTAAACGGcgcactaatttgggactagcaaGGGTGGAAAAGGATAgattgatgtttatcatagatcaatggagtgcgtgtggttaaccgacacaatgATTAGGttataaatgacatcgagagtaccaagcacatttgcatggttatttgttggactagtgtctaagtccataactattttggtatgtacttgacccgattatgagcatggtccttttgggttgccttcaccatagcaacatgTAGGattaattaaggagagaaaggtttaattatgatttattaatatattataagaataatatgttaaaggagaaatcataatgtttaattaatattagtcaagaattaattaagaattaattttgtggctaaaagagattaattaaacttaagggacttattgtgtaattataagataattacatagatgggcttatggactccatagaaggtggagtggacgaattttatggggaaacccattagaaattgtccaaggcttctaaagaaggaatccatgggctgcttagggcttaagcagtcaaattagggtttccttgttagataaccctaattgcctaagtatataaggagcccttaggcaccaaaaacgtggttgactgattccttagggtttctagacgtttttggatgcctcctctcttctccttcttcatctagttgcttagtggtgtttgtgactccattagaggtgcaacacttgaggcactaagctttctaaagctaaggattgattgttattgctatataacaatctaaGGTCGGATCTAAactctattttatgttaatatgattaattgtatgctagatctagggtttatagctttggatattcaattgcatgttcattagacaaactagatccaaaagctattagggtttgcatgtacaccataagaatgatgtattgcttaaaacccatcagtggtatcagagcctagggttgtttgtttgatgtatttgatgttaTAGTTGATTATTCATGCTTTAaaatcgaaaattagggtttctgggggctggATTCGCCGAGTTCacggctgaactcgccgagtccatggtgaactcgacgagtccatgcttgactcgatgagtcagctGGTTAGAAAGAGGTAATTTCGGGATTTTGTGCTCCTTTGGCTGCgggatagttaccaaaacgtttttttattgatataaatcagatttttatgatattggatgattatccttgccaaaataaagATAACTTTatattagttaaataattatttccttatatgataaaatttaaatatttgaattatttggtgaattatcttgcatgaaattggaCTAGGTTAAAATTAGATAATtaccttatttgaattttgtgatctagaatgttcttgataaagtttggaaaagttttaaattaaCCCTTTAGGtttcatagtttaaatttgagcttaatagttttagttttgaaatttaaatagttgaaccataatgttttgaaatgttcaaaacttgccctcaagttttggatcttaaaatttaattaaaagtcttaatttgaaattttaaattctaaaaccctagtaatttgaaaagttcaaatcacacccttatggttgtATTAACTAATTAAAGTGTATAACTAAAAGAGATTTagtaaacccataaagttttggtttacatttaattaaattaaaagtataatttactaaatttaaccacctagtattttaaaagtgtaaaatacaccctatactatatataacattaaaagtctaatattatatatttgtatgagtaaacagtcagtcttaccgttagtaggtctcattcacgaagctggtctataaggggtgtttaaggaaattgcctataaaatggcgattgaatgggtatccactcttacccaccgcactcttgattagtggagggtcgttagcgaacaggtaggataggacagaaaccttccattataagtataatgaagtacaaagtaactaaatacttttacaaattcccaaatcatagttactttaggcaaaatgtgaaattgtatgctaatccacagaattacacttcgtacccttgtcaaacgttagtggaacgtgtgtggttaaccggcgcactaatttggggatggcattggtagcgaagggtggctcgatgtttgtcatagatcaatagagtgtgtgtggctaatcagcacattgattaagtgataatagcattgagtgcaccacatgattcgtatggttattcacaccttatttgtgatcctcggcatcccagtcacaaatagaagggcattcgagatttaaacattccattgaaaagttcaatgaatctcaaaagatctaggagttttaattCCTTTAagacttaaacttccttttcgtttttcatggtggaaattggtaaatcgtcatttacctaccttcaaatattctgcaactagattatgaaatccctcttctaggttatagaatattgtgttggatcctagccttaataactcatttgggtgtttttattaaggactcaatcaacttaacttgaattttctcccgttttgtagatgtctaaatcttacaatggtcttcccaaatcctttggaacaagctttccaaatgaagatgacgttccgagatacaatcaaggaaatgagagccatgcttcacttcctccacctcctccaattgttctccctgacccacaagttcaaaggcttgaaaagttcaagctcactcaagcccttttggctggtaaacacgaagatgggaaacctgtgtgtgcacacgtcttagagatgaagtcacacattgataggttaagcaagttgggtgtcgagatttcaagtgagttggctgttgactgggttcttcagtcacttcctgaatcatatggtgagttcgttagagagtactatatgatggaccacgacgtgaccctcattgatctcgcCTATttccttatagctgctgaatcagcaatgatttggcgtgctggtcaagaaAATTTttctagtgaatcaaactcccaaacttaaatggacattggaaatccagaaaaggtaaactctAAGATGGTCCCTTGTGTCattccaaaggagtccatttgcttttattgccaaaagaaggggcattggagacgaagctgccatgtttacctgagagatctaagagatgggagagtcaagatgtatggctctacttcaggtaaaatccattatctaactcttttaagttcctcttctagattcttaatacatgatgtgataagattacattttgatgttttgcaggatcaaagaaaagagaggaagcttaagggaagaagtgagttgaatctaatcgtgaagaaatggatttcgatcgcattgcttaaagattggattcttgagccaCTACTTGGAGTTaaaatagattgctaagaaatatgtaataacatagtttttcaatttaattgcattgtaaggacaaatttttgccacaataaaataaattttgattttgtcttatttatttatccttgcagtggcatgtatgaaaaattgatgtttgaagatttctattattagcaataatggattcgattcttaattatgttatttgtggaaatgtcgagaatttaccaaatagggagagtttctcatcgaccaagtttcaagtggatagaaacttggaatcatgcaacgtgtattgtatgatgaatgaaaaactttcacatttgggaaatttagactaattctttgacaaagtgtcaagtgaaggactaggagatcaagtacactaggttgtgcgttgatcaagtccaccacaagagtgataaagatattcgtcatgatttactaaggtttagtaaatatgattatacttataagattaagtgtaattctgaattgattgaaaaggtttcaattaatggcagaacgaataagaaaaatcaagaaggtagaaagataaaagtttctctattctaagaagaagggagagtaccttttattgtgttttatgataagtcttaatgattaagaaccacatcttaattgattctctaagtgagTTTTAGTgaaattgcatgtctaagaagaggaatcgagaattgtagaaatggttaaatcaagaagtcaatcatacttcgttccaatatcaagtcttagagtcaagattgtgacttgagtgaaacgtcttaagtaggtttataacactcatcaaatgtggaatttggaaaggTTTTCtaattcttgcacatttgaaattggaaagttgtgatgtcttggataagacaaagaccaactaggatcaattatgttaagtgttttgtcttgataagaactacactaactcttaaatatttgttttttctaggaaagtttcctaacaagagaatcatatatgtcaagaggtcagtgggagttttaatgatcttgaaaaaggtttcaagaacaaatcaagaataaaccttatcattactagcacacgacttgaggtttacaacctatcgtgttgacattattttgtttctgtgtcattccaattgagttaattatgcatgtgagttctatgagttctcatttgaatgcataaagacaaagcaccttggtcgatggaaagtacattgataggtaaggataagttgctaaactacttggaagacatggtgggcactcatgttaccataaggcaagaaatcaagattaagaaagttcaataCATATGAGTTTGGAATTGTCAcaaacttggttttggcaaattcacatggataggaacacatacaccataaaatctaagtgtcataagattccctccttcatgaaaatgactgtgaggaaatgctttcactaagagagattttaaaaagatagaaattgtgaaaattgtattatcaaattcgattatggttacggcatccctttccataattcgaatagtgagatttggcaattagtctaacatttgggacttattgatataagttctgaattgtttagacacacatatgagctatcttaggtaaaggtgtataagtttaagaagcttagataaaggcttatcgaagcatctggtattagaaatatgaacttcagaaattcaataggcattgttttctagaagttcaactgttttctgaatacatgtcaaagctagtgggagcataagtgttatgcttatataataataatcatcatgatagtagaagcataagtgttatgcttgtatgattattatggaaagtactgcaagttagcaatattaattatagaaaaacaaagattcaatctgCAAAGTtatatgggttgaaaagttgttttgttataattaagggagagaatattatacttcgttcagaatctaaagcttagattgagaaattttaataaatatagtcaaaggatacatagtgtgttctcaaattttgattatgattacggcatccctcttcatagttcgaattgtgagaacatgacacataaaatattatggcagaagattgataaagtatcatatctttatgtaagaaattatgcatcgtgtcccatacgcttcgagtataggatcgattgcaaatgctataatatttgaccattctaaaattttccaaagcgcattaagagggaaaaaagactagaatcagttttgactaaaataattaaaagacTATCAAAGGActatccaaagttcgctgaggattggtcgcttgtgagtagttggaagtatggtattggatggaccatatcgacattattatgaatggataagattctattaagaatgagttgtcatatggaaaatatggaaatgtttccatattgggagttgtatattgagagtctatgtctagattagaaaattttatgcaaaaaggatgttcaaaggaatgtactttgaatgtgagacttcacgtctatggaattgtcttgtaaaaatttatgatagagtactttgtaatttcactGGCTAAGTCTTgatgacttttgtgctatgactttgcgaaaggatcgttgcataaaatgttagaatctagcatattctagtagtggcaagaaccttgtgttctaacactaatgataaggattaggaattgtgaaatgagcatcattggaaaagttttcaattgatctatttcacaaagtatggaccataggaaac
This window encodes:
- the LOC111911207 gene encoding VQ motif-containing protein 8, chloroplastic, with the translated sequence MSPRRFLEGDHKQQVKSGVAINGPRPTPLKLKQESHTIQKQQQQIRKPVIIYTYSPEVIHTKPHDFMALVQKLTGHSGSKDQERRSKTVKKDGYDRKDNEISNDFGVTHEKSTIMKAKSPMFNAPLNPYMADIPLFTPNSSDYFCSPRPLFRFTDMVSSSPNISTSLSPSSLVELMKILPEY